One Mycolicibacterium pulveris genomic region harbors:
- a CDS encoding acyl-CoA dehydrogenase family protein, with protein sequence MTETASAPTETTESVEEFAARAQAWLAENMPPIDPNNPPEHDRGEEEPWLRARELQKRLWEGGFAGICFPKEYGGLGLPIAYQKAFDEVSRCYELPIILNTPTFTICAATILDTGSEEQKQKHIPAVLRGDEVLVQLLSEPSGGSDLAGVITRADRKDDKWVINGAKTWSTSAFAADYGLMLARTDWDVPKHEGLTMFLVPINSPGITLRRIKQVNGSVEFCEEFFDNLELGDDAVVGEVNGGWQVASRQLYHERRAVGGGSEFASGIGAEGKSDVPIDYVALLEATGQADSERAQEMAGRALVHRAVREQLIEHVYHGVLDGSLPPAAGSIIRVTHADIHHLEFDTALALTASAGVVDLGDQLIRHGERYLSRQAAALGGGTTEIARNIIGERVLGFPREHAADRGVPFKEVKRNKG encoded by the coding sequence ATGACCGAAACCGCATCGGCGCCAACCGAGACGACGGAGTCCGTCGAGGAATTCGCCGCCCGTGCGCAGGCGTGGCTGGCCGAGAACATGCCCCCGATCGACCCGAACAACCCGCCCGAACACGACCGTGGTGAAGAGGAACCGTGGCTGCGCGCCCGGGAACTGCAGAAGCGGTTGTGGGAAGGCGGATTCGCCGGCATCTGCTTTCCCAAGGAGTACGGCGGTCTCGGTCTTCCGATCGCCTATCAGAAGGCGTTCGACGAGGTTTCGCGCTGCTACGAGCTTCCCATCATCCTCAACACCCCGACCTTCACGATCTGCGCGGCCACGATCCTCGACACCGGCAGCGAAGAGCAGAAGCAGAAGCACATTCCGGCGGTGCTGCGCGGCGACGAGGTTCTGGTGCAGCTGCTCTCGGAGCCCAGCGGCGGGTCCGACCTGGCCGGCGTCATCACCCGCGCCGACCGCAAGGACGACAAGTGGGTGATCAACGGCGCCAAGACCTGGAGCACCAGCGCGTTCGCCGCCGACTACGGATTGATGCTGGCGCGCACCGACTGGGATGTGCCCAAGCACGAGGGCCTGACGATGTTTCTGGTGCCGATCAACAGCCCGGGCATCACGCTGCGGCGCATCAAACAGGTGAACGGCTCGGTCGAGTTCTGCGAGGAGTTCTTCGACAACCTCGAACTCGGCGACGATGCCGTCGTCGGCGAAGTCAACGGCGGCTGGCAGGTGGCATCGCGCCAGCTCTACCACGAGCGGCGGGCGGTGGGCGGCGGCTCGGAGTTCGCCAGCGGGATCGGCGCCGAGGGCAAGTCCGATGTGCCGATCGACTACGTCGCGCTGTTGGAGGCGACCGGTCAGGCCGACAGCGAGCGCGCCCAGGAGATGGCCGGCCGCGCGCTGGTGCACCGCGCCGTGCGCGAGCAGCTCATCGAGCACGTGTACCACGGGGTGCTCGACGGGTCGCTTCCCCCGGCGGCCGGCTCGATCATCCGCGTCACCCACGCCGACATCCACCATCTGGAGTTCGACACCGCGCTGGCGCTCACGGCCAGCGCCGGGGTGGTGGACCTCGGAGATCAGCTGATCCGGCACGGCGAGCGCTACCTGTCGCGGCAGGCCGCCGCGCTCGGCGGAGGCACCACCGAGATCGCGCGCAACATCATCGGTGAGCGGGTGTTGGGTTTCCCCCGCGAGCACGCCGCCGACCGCGGGGTGCCGTTCAAAGAGGTCAAGCGCAACAAGGGCTAG
- a CDS encoding Ig-like domain-containing protein yields MAAPSPRKPRRTKGRHRKPAKTKNWLGVGAVGVGLATALVTGQGVAAADTADSTASQGDPGGGATDSLSETDAGNPAGADQEHSHLDDLDDFDDTDFGEDDLTEEDTETGADDEADTEADTEEELEPPEEVDDPAGIDPEAADPDISPAPEQPNAPDESAGELSPAQPSPDDTSVTGDPASPIADSPDPGDTEANIDLEAASDGEPDAPGAAEGVLGDSSDELTVLAASASSVEQDEEGEEVDTEELEAAVTEMARELLRQLGITPDNNSTPTTPVGVLLQALWVSSRRNEDPFVALVGAFGAVAEFVGESVLADLSTSIGWIPGVGTAMYAVSALFNATALGVAVLRGDQADFFDEIQDLARDVVGMVPVIGAPLAADMYNGVPLMTSAAALMGVGVADVTAAAPIPGTGEWYFQGVLALAVNRLAGWPGGPWNFVDFTNFQTDQTLDLADDQLEALLAGAAPGSPARWVPDLLDIFGMFVVSAVPGYTFADTLNAIGDLLNRVAPPFTIAPGAGTFDIINPYKITGAAVVGAATVLKNMLNGVYDPVQIEIDIIKATTGATVTEADLNDFNSLLAKVAAAQAAALLGGDGGAFADPERAWDITLPAWTPQQVNPFTLVTYVGLVAVYKRFQEMAVLLEFDTWTTYDSWLYTLNLGSVNSQSEYAAGTFHVEDEFGRSVTWFGVSQGGTYVSEGGALVTINTSGGGFTYTNTLPGAAFFHRATSENEADRYDIVHIPVESADGVRFTLPFKILIIDGTNANPTTSAPTVGAPDALGVVRGKINASDSDGDTLTYTLVQSSVNDLDGNSAYTKNGSGGNGGIVTINPTTGDFTYVSSSTAGATQSFQVRVGDGHYGSAIVTVTVPNVTSITPANVTKPQQYVVNGSVPIPPADVGIFTGYALGTPPAKGTITAFDPITGTFTYVRDENLGHSTTADDVVTIVATDANGRTVTLRMGVQPDVPNTAPTLTLTEAPTVGTLIGTTQTSGGKLTYYDADGDAPIWPTSVTSSRGATVTIAADGQFTYTSNLTTAQRHAVARIGAAGSTYNGVNLAAYEDAFTMTVSDGFGGTAQLTVVVPIYAINSSPTLSLGPLACAFTSCTITITTTDPDGDDLSGGLNTSNNGNGDPWYTLERGSVTINAGNQHTMTWGGNTNGLGTQQTGDQRYTVYDGHYRVDGGVVDTSYFTRAWVDWHDTTRTTGN; encoded by the coding sequence TTGGCCGCTCCCAGCCCGCGAAAGCCGCGTCGGACGAAAGGCCGCCACCGCAAACCCGCCAAGACCAAGAACTGGCTGGGGGTCGGCGCCGTCGGCGTCGGCCTGGCTACCGCCCTCGTCACCGGCCAGGGGGTGGCGGCGGCAGACACGGCAGACTCGACGGCCTCGCAGGGTGACCCCGGCGGAGGCGCCACCGACAGCCTGAGCGAGACCGATGCGGGTAACCCCGCCGGTGCCGACCAGGAGCACTCCCACCTCGACGATCTCGACGATTTCGACGACACCGACTTCGGCGAGGACGATCTCACCGAGGAGGACACCGAGACCGGCGCCGACGACGAAGCCGACACCGAAGCCGACACAGAAGAGGAACTGGAGCCTCCCGAAGAGGTCGATGATCCGGCGGGGATCGATCCCGAGGCCGCCGATCCGGACATCTCCCCGGCGCCCGAGCAGCCCAATGCGCCTGATGAATCAGCCGGTGAGCTAAGCCCTGCACAACCCTCGCCCGACGACACCTCGGTCACGGGAGATCCCGCTTCGCCCATCGCCGACAGCCCCGATCCGGGCGACACCGAAGCGAACATTGACCTCGAGGCCGCTTCGGACGGCGAGCCCGACGCTCCAGGAGCCGCCGAAGGTGTTCTGGGCGACAGCTCCGACGAATTGACCGTTTTGGCCGCGTCCGCGAGCTCCGTCGAACAGGACGAAGAGGGCGAGGAAGTCGACACCGAGGAACTCGAAGCGGCTGTCACCGAGATGGCCCGTGAGCTGCTGCGGCAGCTCGGAATCACTCCGGACAACAACTCGACGCCGACGACGCCCGTCGGCGTGTTGCTTCAAGCGCTGTGGGTGTCCAGCCGCCGCAACGAGGACCCCTTCGTCGCGCTGGTCGGAGCGTTCGGCGCGGTCGCCGAGTTTGTGGGCGAATCGGTGCTCGCAGACCTCAGTACGTCGATCGGCTGGATCCCCGGGGTGGGAACAGCCATGTACGCCGTCAGCGCTCTGTTCAACGCCACCGCGCTCGGCGTTGCCGTGCTGCGTGGCGATCAGGCTGATTTCTTCGACGAGATCCAAGACCTTGCCCGCGATGTCGTCGGCATGGTGCCGGTCATCGGTGCGCCGCTCGCAGCCGACATGTACAACGGGGTTCCTCTGATGACCAGCGCGGCCGCGCTCATGGGAGTCGGGGTTGCCGATGTAACCGCCGCGGCGCCCATACCCGGGACGGGCGAGTGGTACTTCCAGGGCGTCCTCGCCCTGGCCGTCAACCGGTTGGCCGGCTGGCCCGGAGGGCCGTGGAATTTTGTCGACTTCACCAACTTCCAAACCGACCAGACGCTCGACCTCGCCGACGACCAGCTCGAGGCCCTGCTCGCCGGCGCGGCTCCGGGAAGTCCGGCGCGGTGGGTTCCTGATCTCCTCGATATCTTCGGGATGTTCGTCGTGTCGGCGGTCCCCGGTTATACGTTCGCGGACACGCTCAACGCGATAGGAGACCTCCTGAACCGGGTGGCTCCGCCGTTCACGATCGCCCCCGGGGCAGGCACTTTCGACATCATCAACCCGTACAAGATCACGGGCGCTGCCGTCGTCGGGGCGGCGACGGTGCTGAAGAACATGCTGAACGGCGTCTACGACCCGGTTCAGATCGAGATCGACATCATCAAGGCGACCACCGGGGCGACCGTCACCGAAGCGGACCTCAACGATTTCAACAGCCTGCTGGCCAAGGTCGCTGCCGCGCAGGCGGCGGCGTTACTCGGCGGCGACGGTGGCGCATTCGCCGATCCGGAGCGGGCCTGGGACATCACCCTGCCAGCTTGGACACCCCAACAGGTCAACCCGTTCACGCTGGTGACCTACGTCGGGCTGGTCGCGGTCTACAAGCGGTTCCAGGAGATGGCCGTCCTGTTGGAGTTCGACACCTGGACGACGTACGACAGCTGGCTCTACACCCTCAACCTGGGCAGCGTAAATTCGCAGTCCGAGTATGCCGCTGGGACGTTCCACGTGGAGGACGAATTCGGTCGCTCGGTCACCTGGTTCGGGGTGTCCCAAGGTGGGACGTACGTGTCAGAGGGCGGGGCGTTGGTCACCATCAACACCTCCGGTGGTGGGTTCACCTACACCAACACGCTCCCCGGCGCGGCGTTCTTCCACCGGGCGACCTCGGAAAACGAGGCCGACAGGTACGACATCGTCCACATCCCGGTGGAATCCGCGGATGGCGTCAGATTCACGCTCCCGTTCAAGATTCTGATCATCGACGGGACGAACGCCAACCCGACCACGAGCGCGCCCACCGTGGGCGCCCCAGACGCACTGGGTGTGGTGCGCGGCAAGATCAACGCCAGCGACTCCGACGGCGACACGTTGACCTACACGCTGGTGCAGTCGTCGGTCAACGATCTGGATGGCAACTCCGCCTACACCAAGAACGGCTCCGGCGGCAACGGCGGCATCGTCACCATCAACCCGACGACAGGCGACTTCACGTATGTGTCGTCGTCGACGGCCGGCGCCACCCAGAGCTTCCAGGTGCGGGTCGGGGACGGTCACTACGGCAGCGCCATCGTGACGGTGACCGTGCCGAACGTCACCTCGATCACCCCGGCCAACGTCACCAAGCCGCAGCAGTACGTCGTCAATGGATCGGTGCCGATCCCGCCCGCCGACGTCGGCATCTTCACCGGCTACGCGCTGGGAACGCCTCCGGCGAAGGGCACGATCACGGCGTTCGATCCGATCACCGGGACCTTCACCTACGTCCGCGACGAGAATCTGGGCCACAGTACGACGGCCGACGACGTGGTCACCATCGTCGCGACCGACGCCAACGGCCGCACGGTCACCCTGCGGATGGGCGTCCAGCCGGATGTGCCCAACACCGCTCCGACCCTGACTCTGACCGAGGCGCCGACGGTCGGCACGCTGATCGGCACCACTCAGACCAGCGGCGGGAAGCTGACGTACTACGACGCCGACGGCGACGCTCCGATCTGGCCGACCAGCGTGACCAGTTCGCGTGGGGCCACCGTCACCATCGCCGCCGACGGTCAGTTCACCTACACGAGCAACCTGACGACCGCACAGCGGCACGCCGTCGCCAGGATCGGCGCCGCGGGCAGCACCTACAACGGCGTCAACCTGGCCGCCTACGAAGACGCGTTCACCATGACCGTCTCCGACGGGTTCGGCGGCACCGCCCAGCTCACGGTCGTGGTGCCGATCTACGCGATCAACTCCAGTCCCACGCTGAGCCTCGGCCCCCTGGCGTGTGCGTTCACCAGCTGCACCATCACCATCACGACGACAGACCCAGACGGCGATGATCTGAGCGGCGGCCTGAATACCTCGAACAACGGCAACGGTGACCCGTGGTACACCCTCGAAAGGGGCTCCGTCACCATCAACGCGGGCAACCAGCACACGATGACCTGGGGTGGCAACACCAACGGCCTCGGTACCCAGCAAACCGGTGACCAGAGATACACCGTCTACGACGGCCACTACCGGGTTGACGGCGGCGTCGTCGACACCAGCTACTTCACCCGTGCGTGGGTCGACTGGCATGACACCACCAGGACCACGGGGAACTAA
- a CDS encoding haloalkane dehalogenase → MVAAQPYGQLRHTQVLGKRMAYVDEGVDAGGWTIVFQHGNPTSSYLWRNVMPHLEGLGRLVACDLIGMGGSDKLDDPGPDRYHYAEQREYLFALWDALDLGDRVVLVVHDWGSALGFDWANQHRDRVAGIAYMEAIAMPINWADFPEPVRPLFQGFRSAEGEALILEQNLFVEAVLPGAIQRRLTDEEMDHYRAPYRTPGEDRRPTLSWPRNIPIEGEPADVVAIVEEFGRWLAHSEVPKLFVNAEPGAITRGRVRDFVRTWPNQTEVTVAGTHFIQEDSPDEIGQAVAAFVRALRAAHG, encoded by the coding sequence GTGGTGGCAGCGCAACCGTACGGACAGCTGCGGCACACGCAGGTCCTCGGTAAGCGGATGGCCTACGTCGACGAGGGCGTCGACGCGGGCGGCTGGACGATCGTCTTCCAACACGGCAACCCCACCTCGTCGTACCTGTGGCGCAACGTGATGCCGCACCTGGAGGGGCTGGGCCGCCTGGTGGCGTGCGATCTGATCGGCATGGGCGGCTCGGACAAGCTCGACGACCCCGGGCCGGACCGCTACCACTACGCCGAGCAGCGCGAGTACCTGTTCGCGCTGTGGGACGCGCTTGACCTCGGCGACCGGGTCGTGCTCGTGGTGCACGACTGGGGCTCGGCATTGGGCTTCGACTGGGCGAACCAACACCGCGACCGAGTCGCGGGCATCGCGTACATGGAAGCCATTGCCATGCCGATCAATTGGGCGGATTTCCCTGAACCCGTCCGCCCGCTGTTTCAGGGGTTCCGCTCCGCGGAAGGCGAGGCGCTGATCCTGGAGCAGAACCTGTTCGTCGAAGCCGTTCTGCCCGGCGCGATTCAGCGCAGGCTCACCGACGAGGAGATGGATCACTACCGCGCGCCGTACCGCACCCCCGGGGAGGATCGGCGCCCGACGCTGTCATGGCCGCGCAACATCCCGATCGAGGGTGAACCCGCCGACGTCGTCGCGATCGTCGAGGAGTTCGGCCGATGGCTGGCCCACAGCGAGGTGCCCAAGCTGTTCGTCAACGCCGAGCCCGGCGCGATCACTCGCGGGCGTGTCCGCGATTTCGTGCGCACCTGGCCGAATCAGACGGAGGTCACCGTCGCGGGAACGCACTTCATCCAGGAGGACAGCCCCGACGAGATCGGCCAGGCCGTCGCCGCGTTCGTGCGCGCGCTTCGCGCGGCGCACGGTTAG
- a CDS encoding acyl-CoA dehydrogenase family protein, translated as MTDAANPEVLLFASTTQSFLEKEASLTRLRELHDAGTSFDGEWWRRAAELGWTSLLVPEDIGGGSVSGDGVKDLALVAELCGKVVAPGPLHPVSTVLAALAEAPENHGDTIESLVSGQAVASWAVYEPGKQWSPTQSSVTATATGGGYRIDGVKDRVEAGADSAVLLVVAQCDGVVRQFLVPTDAPGVRVERQRSIDMVKTYARVHFDGVEVDGSALVGSAEQTPAIIARQNQIAVMLQCAEIVGVLDTVLDFTIQWGFDRHSFGRPIGSYQALKHKYADLKIWFEACRATTNAAVAEVAARSPGGEMAVSIAKSYCAEHAPGMLQDCIQLHGGIGVTWEHDLHLFLRRVTLYRSLFGTPEEHNLRVYALTKAGGELEQAS; from the coding sequence ATGACCGACGCCGCAAATCCCGAGGTGCTGCTGTTCGCCTCGACGACGCAGTCGTTCCTCGAAAAAGAAGCGTCGCTGACCCGGCTGCGCGAGCTGCACGACGCCGGCACCTCGTTCGACGGCGAGTGGTGGCGTCGCGCCGCCGAACTCGGCTGGACCAGCCTGCTCGTGCCCGAGGACATCGGCGGCGGAAGTGTCTCCGGTGACGGGGTGAAAGACTTGGCGCTCGTCGCCGAACTCTGCGGCAAGGTCGTCGCACCCGGGCCGCTGCATCCGGTCAGCACGGTGCTGGCGGCACTGGCGGAAGCTCCTGAAAACCACGGCGACACCATCGAATCACTGGTGTCCGGCCAAGCCGTCGCGTCGTGGGCGGTCTACGAACCCGGCAAGCAGTGGTCGCCGACGCAGTCGTCGGTCACCGCGACCGCGACCGGCGGCGGTTATCGCATCGACGGGGTCAAGGACCGCGTCGAAGCCGGCGCCGACAGCGCGGTCCTGCTGGTGGTCGCCCAGTGCGACGGCGTCGTGCGCCAGTTCCTGGTGCCGACCGATGCCCCGGGCGTGCGCGTGGAACGGCAGCGCTCGATCGACATGGTGAAGACCTATGCCCGTGTGCATTTCGACGGCGTCGAGGTCGACGGCTCGGCGCTCGTCGGGTCGGCCGAGCAGACACCGGCGATCATCGCGAGGCAGAACCAGATCGCGGTGATGCTTCAGTGCGCCGAGATCGTCGGCGTCCTGGACACCGTGTTGGACTTCACGATTCAGTGGGGCTTCGACCGGCATTCGTTCGGCCGGCCGATCGGCTCGTATCAGGCGCTCAAGCACAAGTACGCCGACCTGAAGATCTGGTTCGAGGCGTGCCGCGCGACGACGAACGCGGCCGTGGCGGAGGTGGCTGCGCGTTCGCCGGGCGGGGAGATGGCGGTCAGCATCGCGAAATCCTATTGCGCAGAACATGCCCCGGGGATGCTGCAGGACTGCATTCAGTTGCACGGCGGCATCGGCGTGACATGGGAGCACGACCTGCATCTGTTCCTGCGGCGCGTCACGTTGTACCGCTCGCTGTTCGGCACACCCGAAGAACACAACCTGCGCGTGTACGCGCTCACCAAGGCAGGCGGGGAATTGGAGCAGGCCTCATGA
- a CDS encoding Rv2578c family radical SAM protein, whose product MRWDGQAVSVDDGALPGLQRIGFVRSVRTPQFDGITFHEVLCKSALNKVPKASQLPFRYTVNGYRGCSHACRYCFARPTHEYLDLGCGADFDSQVVVKTNVVDVLRRELSRPSWSRETVALGTNTDPYQRAEGRYALMPGIIAALADSGTPFSILTKGTLLRRDLPLITEAARRVDVSVAVSLAVADPQIHNDVEPGTPTPQARLGLITAIRETGLDCHVMVAPVLPYLTDSAEHLDTLLGQIAAAGATGVTAFGLHLRGSTRGWFMNWLARSHPELVAPYRDLYRRGAYLPQDYRQALDERVTPLIAKHGLAPDRRSFRTVSTPAAPPAEALQPTLF is encoded by the coding sequence ATGCGGTGGGACGGTCAGGCGGTCAGCGTCGACGACGGCGCCCTGCCCGGGCTGCAGCGCATCGGCTTCGTGCGCAGCGTGCGCACCCCCCAGTTCGACGGCATCACGTTTCACGAAGTGCTGTGCAAGTCGGCGCTGAACAAGGTGCCGAAGGCCTCCCAACTGCCGTTCCGATACACCGTCAACGGCTACCGCGGGTGCTCGCACGCCTGCCGGTACTGCTTCGCGCGACCCACCCACGAGTACCTCGACCTGGGCTGCGGCGCCGACTTCGACAGCCAGGTCGTCGTCAAGACCAACGTGGTAGACGTGCTGCGCCGGGAGTTGTCGCGCCCGTCGTGGTCGCGCGAGACCGTCGCGCTGGGCACCAACACCGACCCGTATCAGCGCGCCGAAGGGCGCTACGCACTGATGCCCGGAATCATTGCCGCACTTGCTGATTCGGGTACACCGTTTTCGATCCTCACCAAGGGCACGTTGCTGCGCCGGGACCTGCCGCTGATCACCGAGGCCGCCCGCCGGGTCGACGTCAGCGTCGCGGTGTCCCTGGCGGTGGCCGACCCGCAGATCCACAACGACGTCGAACCCGGTACGCCGACGCCGCAGGCGCGCCTCGGGCTGATCACCGCGATCCGCGAGACCGGTCTGGACTGCCACGTCATGGTGGCGCCGGTGCTGCCGTACCTGACCGACTCGGCCGAGCACCTCGATACCCTGCTGGGCCAGATCGCCGCTGCCGGAGCCACCGGTGTGACGGCGTTCGGGCTGCACCTGCGCGGTTCCACCCGCGGGTGGTTCATGAACTGGTTGGCGCGCTCACACCCCGAACTGGTTGCGCCCTACCGTGATCTGTACCGGCGCGGAGCGTATCTGCCGCAGGACTACCGCCAGGCGTTGGACGAGCGGGTGACGCCGCTGATCGCCAAGCACGGGCTGGCCCCGGACCGTCGTTCGTTTCGTACGGTGTCCACGCCGGCCGCCCCACCCGCCGAAGCGCTCCAGCCCACGCTGTTCTAG
- the helR gene encoding RNA polymerase recycling motor ATPase HelR has product MTTNDYEIELQAERDYVTGLYARLDAERTRLKDKYDAALRAPVDKQDGGTLVERDAAVRGLAAQMDRLNVADHGLCFGRLDSIAGERSYIGRIGLLDEDHDYEPLLIDWRAPAARAFYVATAANPEGMRRRRQFHTLGRRILDFTDEVFVRPGERADDDTAFAGDSALLAAINAPRGEGMRDIVATIQAEQDEIIRLDHPGVLVIEGGPGTGKTVVALHRVAYLLYTHRKRMESHGVLVIGPNPAFLDYVGRVLPSLGETNVVFMTTGDLVPRLRVTAQDEPRAAQLKGSLKMLDVLAAAIADRQRLPETPLQIELSDVTVRIDAETAQWARQEARDSGRPHNEARAVFTEIVTYVLTERAIARIGRGWLTREDRQAWEDLRADLVEELRENPAFTAALNELWPILTPETLLSQLYSSTERLAAAGADPALYRADGTAWTVADVPLLDELVDLLGRDPAADRTAERQRKAEAAYAAGVLELMVAREDLMDDEDHLLAQDLLYAEDLAERFAERDNRDVAERAVADRDWTYGHVVVDEAQELSEMDWRVLFRRCPNRSFTVVGDLAQRRSVAGATSWDAMLAPYVPDRWVYRSLTVNYRTPAEIMDVAAALLAEFAPGVRPPESVRACGVRPWSRRVGVEDLPAAIDEFVREEAGRDGTSVVIGPPGVPGVRTPAQTKGLEFDAVLVVEPDRILADGQRGAAELYVALTRATQRLGVLHTAPLPEVLTGLDPLVEKEKQQLA; this is encoded by the coding sequence GTGACAACGAACGACTACGAGATCGAACTGCAGGCTGAGCGGGACTATGTGACCGGGCTCTATGCGCGGCTGGACGCCGAACGGACCCGGCTCAAGGACAAGTACGACGCCGCCCTGCGCGCTCCTGTCGACAAGCAGGACGGCGGCACCCTGGTCGAGCGCGACGCCGCGGTGCGCGGGCTGGCCGCGCAGATGGACCGGCTCAACGTGGCCGACCACGGGCTGTGCTTCGGCCGGCTGGACAGCATCGCTGGTGAGCGCTCCTACATCGGGCGCATCGGGCTGCTCGACGAGGACCACGACTACGAGCCGCTGCTGATCGACTGGCGGGCGCCCGCGGCGCGCGCCTTCTACGTCGCCACCGCCGCCAACCCGGAGGGCATGCGTCGGCGGCGCCAGTTCCACACCCTGGGCCGTCGGATCCTCGACTTCACCGACGAGGTCTTCGTCCGGCCCGGTGAGAGGGCCGATGACGACACCGCCTTCGCCGGGGACTCGGCCCTGCTCGCCGCGATCAACGCACCCCGCGGCGAAGGGATGCGCGACATCGTCGCGACGATCCAGGCCGAACAGGACGAGATCATCCGCCTCGACCATCCCGGTGTGTTGGTGATCGAGGGCGGCCCGGGCACCGGAAAGACCGTCGTGGCGCTGCACCGGGTGGCCTACCTGCTCTACACGCACCGCAAACGCATGGAAAGCCACGGCGTCCTGGTGATCGGGCCCAACCCGGCGTTCCTGGATTACGTGGGCCGGGTGCTGCCGTCGCTGGGCGAGACCAACGTCGTGTTCATGACCACCGGCGACCTGGTGCCCCGGCTGCGCGTCACCGCCCAGGACGAGCCGCGGGCCGCCCAGCTCAAAGGGTCACTGAAGATGCTGGACGTGCTCGCCGCGGCGATCGCCGATCGGCAACGACTGCCCGAGACCCCGCTGCAGATCGAGCTCAGCGACGTCACGGTGCGCATCGACGCCGAAACCGCGCAGTGGGCACGGCAGGAGGCACGCGACAGCGGCCGGCCGCACAACGAGGCCCGCGCGGTGTTCACCGAGATCGTGACCTACGTACTGACCGAGCGGGCGATTGCGCGCATCGGACGGGGCTGGCTGACCCGCGAGGACCGTCAAGCTTGGGAGGACCTGCGCGCCGACCTCGTCGAGGAGCTGCGCGAGAACCCGGCGTTCACCGCCGCACTCAACGAACTGTGGCCGATCCTGACACCTGAAACCCTGCTGTCCCAACTGTATTCGTCGACCGAACGGCTGGCCGCCGCAGGAGCCGACCCCGCGCTGTACCGCGCCGACGGCACCGCATGGACCGTGGCCGACGTGCCGCTGCTTGACGAACTCGTCGACCTGCTCGGCCGTGACCCGGCCGCGGACCGGACCGCCGAGCGGCAACGCAAGGCCGAGGCCGCCTACGCCGCGGGTGTGTTGGAGCTGATGGTCGCGCGCGAGGACCTGATGGACGACGAGGACCATCTGTTGGCCCAGGACCTGTTGTACGCCGAGGATCTCGCCGAGCGGTTCGCCGAACGCGACAACCGCGATGTCGCCGAACGCGCTGTGGCGGACCGGGATTGGACCTACGGCCACGTCGTTGTCGACGAGGCCCAGGAGCTCTCGGAGATGGACTGGCGGGTGCTGTTTCGGCGCTGCCCGAACCGGTCGTTCACGGTGGTCGGCGATCTCGCCCAGCGCCGGTCGGTGGCGGGCGCGACGTCCTGGGACGCGATGCTGGCCCCGTACGTGCCCGACCGGTGGGTCTACCGGTCGCTGACGGTGAACTACCGCACGCCCGCGGAGATCATGGACGTCGCGGCGGCCCTGCTCGCGGAGTTCGCACCCGGTGTGCGGCCGCCGGAATCGGTGCGCGCGTGCGGGGTTCGGCCCTGGTCTCGTCGGGTGGGCGTCGAAGACCTGCCCGCGGCGATCGACGAGTTCGTGCGCGAGGAGGCCGGCCGCGACGGGACCAGCGTGGTGATCGGCCCGCCGGGTGTGCCCGGTGTCCGCACCCCGGCGCAGACGAAGGGCTTGGAGTTCGACGCCGTCCTGGTGGTGGAGCCGGACCGCATCCTCGCCGACGGCCAGCGCGGCGCCGCCGAGCTCTACGTCGCACTGACCCGCGCCACCCAACGGCTCGGGGTGCTGCACACCGCCCCGCTGCCGGAGGTTCTGACGGGCCTGGACCCGCTCGTCGAGAAGGAGAAACAACAGTTGGCGTAA